In a genomic window of Aggregatimonas sangjinii:
- a CDS encoding DUF418 domain-containing protein: protein MTIKTSSRIEVIDALRGFALAGILICHMVEQYIGAGAPMQHSKAVGAGLANQLIDGFIGIFLRGKFIALFSFLFGLSFFIQMDNSAQRGMAYERRFLWRLLLLLGIGYVHSLFYRGDILTVYALLGIFLIPFFYLRNRWVLAFAGLLFLGLGRYLVFFFTQGQHLFLDVDPMNMEDPNLLEYYNTLKNGSLWDVFATNRWVGHMDKLNFQYGIFGRGYFTFAFFLIGLYVGRLGLLRHFRDNRKFTKKVLIGALILFVVSLGITAVAFISLGPEPSFYNWAAMIGISGIDMANLTMTLMYIVLFVMLYRKTKPEKWLVKFAPYGRMALTNYVLQSIIGTALLYGWGLGYLGELQNIHTFVIAFALIGMQMWVSKIWLKHFNYGPLEWFWRSLTFFKVFPMKK, encoded by the coding sequence ATGACCATCAAAACTTCATCCCGTATTGAAGTTATCGATGCCCTGCGTGGTTTCGCACTTGCCGGAATTTTGATTTGCCATATGGTCGAACAATACATCGGCGCAGGGGCCCCGATGCAGCATTCCAAAGCGGTCGGCGCAGGGCTTGCCAATCAGCTGATAGATGGTTTTATCGGAATTTTCCTTAGAGGTAAATTCATAGCCCTTTTTTCTTTTTTATTCGGACTCAGCTTTTTCATCCAAATGGATAATAGTGCCCAAAGGGGTATGGCCTATGAAAGAAGGTTCCTATGGCGCCTATTACTACTCTTGGGAATAGGCTACGTGCATAGCCTCTTTTATCGGGGCGATATTTTAACGGTATATGCTTTGCTCGGAATATTTCTCATACCATTTTTTTACCTACGGAACAGATGGGTACTTGCTTTCGCAGGGTTATTATTTCTAGGACTCGGTCGTTATCTCGTTTTCTTCTTTACCCAAGGACAGCATCTTTTCCTTGATGTTGATCCCATGAACATGGAGGATCCCAATCTACTCGAATACTATAATACGCTTAAGAACGGAAGCCTTTGGGACGTTTTTGCCACCAATAGGTGGGTTGGGCATATGGATAAACTGAATTTTCAATACGGTATTTTTGGGCGGGGTTATTTTACTTTCGCTTTCTTTCTGATCGGTTTGTATGTAGGGAGGCTGGGGCTTTTAAGACACTTTCGGGATAACCGTAAATTCACTAAAAAAGTGCTCATAGGAGCGCTGATTTTGTTCGTAGTATCCTTAGGGATTACGGCTGTTGCCTTTATAAGTCTCGGCCCTGAACCGTCATTCTATAATTGGGCCGCCATGATCGGCATTTCGGGCATCGATATGGCCAATTTGACGATGACCCTAATGTATATAGTCCTCTTCGTTATGCTCTATCGCAAAACAAAACCGGAAAAATGGTTGGTCAAGTTCGCGCCTTATGGCCGTATGGCCCTGACCAACTATGTGCTTCAAAGTATTATCGGAACTGCCTTGCTTTATGGTTGGGGATTGGGATACCTGGGGGAGCTTCAAAACATCCATACATTTGTGATTGCCTTTGCTTTAATTGGAATGCAGATGTGGGTCAGTAAAATCTGGTTGAAGCATTTCAACTATGGACCGCTGGAATGGTTTTGGCGAAGTCTAACCTTCTTTAAGGTATTCCCGATGAAGAAATAA
- a CDS encoding DUF1853 family protein, which produces MDLAFRKKQCIGFLNTPPLWINEQFNIQQFELPEIDLTEFEPKAIPSKIRLGHQMEYVFKQLVEYHGNYEILLHNLPVHRGKQTIGEIDFILKSLSTEQLVHVELTYKFYIINPEISEPIHQLMGPNKRDMFFTKMEKIKKEQFRLLHAPEGISALSEKGVNPAEVLHRTCYKAQLFKPFKSDASHIRPLNTDCIVGYWLRFDDFNSEAFKDYRFYIPYKSEWVVAPHDKVHWTPHFETLMDINLRILKKNAPMVWMRKSDSVFEKFFVVWWK; this is translated from the coding sequence ATGGATTTAGCGTTTCGCAAAAAGCAGTGTATCGGGTTTTTAAATACCCCGCCCTTGTGGATCAACGAGCAGTTTAACATACAGCAGTTCGAGCTTCCTGAAATCGATTTGACGGAATTTGAACCAAAAGCCATTCCCTCTAAAATACGATTGGGACATCAGATGGAGTATGTTTTTAAACAGCTCGTCGAATACCACGGCAATTACGAGATACTGCTCCACAACCTTCCCGTACATCGCGGCAAACAAACCATTGGTGAAATCGATTTTATTCTAAAAAGCTTGAGTACCGAACAACTTGTTCATGTAGAACTTACCTATAAGTTTTACATCATCAATCCAGAAATTTCGGAGCCGATCCATCAGCTCATGGGGCCCAACAAGCGGGATATGTTCTTTACTAAAATGGAAAAAATAAAAAAGGAGCAATTTCGACTCCTGCACGCCCCCGAAGGCATTTCAGCTTTATCGGAAAAAGGTGTAAACCCTGCCGAGGTGCTACATCGAACCTGTTACAAAGCACAACTCTTTAAACCCTTTAAAAGCGATGCGAGCCATATCCGACCTTTGAATACGGACTGTATCGTTGGCTATTGGTTGCGTTTCGATGACTTTAATTCAGAAGCCTTTAAAGACTATCGATTTTATATACCCTATAAATCGGAATGGGTGGTTGCACCACATGATAAGGTGCATTGGACTCCCCATTTTGAAACGCTTATGGACATCAACCTGCGCATTCTAAAGAAAAATGCACCGATGGTATGGATGCGGAAATCGGATTCCGTTTTTGAGAAGTTTTTCGTGGTTTGGTGGAAGTGA
- a CDS encoding vWA domain-containing protein codes for MAMNMRNGFRFTPYEAPELSPFDKLFEIFQELITHTSGDFDEAIDWLRELDKEYELTDEDYTIDDFIEELKAKGYIREEFEDGGGQMGEEGEDGEDGNGNGTISITAKMERIIRQKALDQIFGKLKRSGAGNHKTGKSGQGDEHTGDMREYRYGDGLEHISMTESLKNAQINHGIGNFSLSEEDLVVEDTQYKAQMSTVLMIDISHSMILYGEDRITPAKKVAMALAELITTRYPKDTLDILVFGNDAWPISIKELPYLKVGPYHTNTVAGLQLAMDMLRRKRNTNKQIFMITDGKPSCLRLPDGNYYKNSVGLDDYIVEKCYNMARQARKLHIPITTFMIAQDPYLMQFIRHFTEANKGKAFFTGLKGLGEMIFEDYENNRRKRLK; via the coding sequence ATGGCTATGAATATGAGAAATGGATTTCGATTTACCCCTTACGAGGCACCCGAACTTTCCCCTTTTGACAAACTTTTTGAGATTTTTCAGGAATTGATTACCCACACTTCAGGGGACTTTGATGAGGCTATCGATTGGCTCCGGGAGTTGGACAAGGAGTATGAGTTGACAGACGAAGACTATACTATAGATGACTTTATTGAAGAGTTAAAGGCCAAAGGTTACATACGGGAGGAGTTCGAGGATGGCGGCGGCCAAATGGGTGAAGAAGGAGAGGACGGAGAGGATGGTAACGGTAACGGCACCATTTCGATTACCGCCAAAATGGAACGTATTATACGGCAGAAAGCCTTGGACCAGATTTTCGGGAAACTAAAGCGCAGCGGGGCGGGCAATCATAAAACGGGCAAGTCGGGTCAAGGAGATGAACATACCGGCGATATGCGCGAATACCGCTATGGCGATGGTCTGGAGCACATATCGATGACGGAGAGTTTGAAAAACGCCCAAATAAACCACGGTATCGGCAACTTTTCACTGAGTGAGGAAGACTTGGTCGTTGAGGATACACAGTACAAGGCACAGATGAGTACGGTACTGATGATCGACATCAGCCACAGTATGATCCTTTACGGTGAAGATCGCATAACACCGGCCAAAAAGGTGGCTATGGCCTTGGCGGAACTTATTACCACACGATACCCCAAGGACACACTTGATATTTTAGTGTTCGGAAACGATGCCTGGCCTATATCGATCAAAGAACTTCCCTATCTGAAAGTTGGTCCCTACCACACCAATACGGTTGCGGGATTGCAGCTGGCGATGGATATGTTGCGTCGAAAACGAAATACCAACAAGCAGATATTTATGATTACGGACGGGAAGCCAAGTTGCCTGAGGCTGCCCGACGGCAATTACTATAAAAACAGCGTGGGTTTAGACGATTATATCGTTGAAAAGTGTTACAATATGGCACGTCAGGCCAGAAAGCTACACATACCCATCACTACCTTTATGATTGCGCAAGACCCCTATTTAATGCAATTTATCAGACACTTTACCGAAGCGAACAAAGGCAAGGCGTTTTTTACGGGCTTAAAGGGATTGGGAGAGATGATATTCGAGGATTACGAGAACAATCGGAGGAAAAGATTGAAGTAG
- a CDS encoding AAA family ATPase — translation MKLNYKEISTLGALKKAGYQTKSIKDELRDNLRERIKSGEETFAGVWGYENSVIPELERAILSRHNINLLGLRGQAKTRLARLMVNLLDEWIPLVERSEINDDPLQPMSRFAMQLIEEKGDDTPIAWLHRNERFYEKLATPDVTVADLIGDVDPIKAANLKLSYADDRVIHFGMIPRANRCIFVINELPDLQARIQVSLFNILEEGDIQIRGFKLRLPLDIQFVFTANPEDYTNRGSIVTPLKDRIGSQILTHYPDDITTARKITAQESKLDERQTASVYVPDIARDLLEQISFEARNSEYVDAKSGVSARTSITAFENLLSTAERRALLTGAENTMVRLSDFLGVIPAITGKIELVYEGEQEGADGVAAILIDDAVKSLFPMYFPKINKLEKKDAETPYDELLHWFFQGEGFELLDDFTDKEYKRSLDSIPELNRLLKEHQPDFPAQDTYFLKELVLWGLVAHKRLSKNRFTEGYQFKDLYGSFISGL, via the coding sequence ATGAAATTGAACTACAAAGAAATCTCCACCTTAGGAGCGCTTAAGAAAGCGGGTTACCAAACCAAAAGTATCAAAGATGAATTGCGTGATAACCTACGGGAACGAATCAAGTCCGGCGAAGAAACCTTTGCTGGCGTATGGGGTTATGAAAACTCCGTTATTCCAGAATTGGAACGAGCGATTTTATCGCGTCACAATATCAACTTGTTAGGCCTTCGAGGGCAGGCGAAAACACGTTTGGCCCGTTTGATGGTAAATTTATTGGACGAATGGATTCCCCTAGTGGAAAGATCCGAAATAAACGATGATCCCTTACAACCGATGTCCCGTTTTGCGATGCAATTGATCGAGGAAAAAGGGGATGATACTCCCATCGCGTGGTTGCATAGAAACGAGCGTTTTTATGAAAAACTGGCTACGCCAGATGTAACCGTGGCGGATTTGATAGGGGATGTAGACCCCATTAAGGCGGCGAATTTAAAGCTGTCGTATGCCGATGATCGCGTAATCCATTTTGGAATGATTCCGCGTGCGAATCGCTGTATTTTCGTAATCAATGAGTTGCCCGATTTACAGGCGCGCATTCAGGTGTCCCTTTTTAATATTTTGGAGGAGGGCGATATCCAGATCCGTGGATTTAAATTGCGCCTACCGTTGGATATACAATTCGTGTTTACGGCAAATCCCGAAGACTATACCAATCGGGGAAGTATCGTAACTCCCCTAAAGGATAGGATTGGCTCACAAATATTGACCCATTACCCCGACGATATTACTACGGCACGCAAGATTACAGCGCAGGAATCCAAATTGGATGAACGGCAGACCGCTTCGGTCTATGTGCCGGACATTGCAAGGGATTTGTTGGAACAAATTAGTTTCGAGGCACGCAACAGCGAGTATGTTGATGCAAAGAGTGGGGTAAGTGCTCGAACGAGCATTACTGCCTTCGAAAATTTATTGAGTACTGCCGAGCGCAGGGCACTATTAACCGGAGCCGAAAACACTATGGTGCGCCTTAGCGATTTCTTAGGCGTCATTCCTGCCATTACGGGTAAGATCGAGCTAGTCTATGAGGGGGAGCAGGAGGGTGCCGATGGCGTTGCTGCCATATTAATCGATGACGCGGTAAAATCGTTGTTTCCGATGTACTTTCCCAAGATAAACAAATTGGAAAAGAAGGATGCCGAAACACCGTACGATGAACTGTTGCATTGGTTTTTTCAAGGAGAGGGTTTTGAGCTGCTTGATGATTTTACCGATAAGGAATACAAACGCAGCTTGGATAGCATTCCGGAACTGAACCGTCTGTTGAAAGAGCATCAGCCCGATTTTCCTGCGCAGGATACCTATTTTTTAAAGGAACTTGTGCTTTGGGGTCTGGTCGCGCATAAGCGATTGAGCAAAAACAGGTTTACGGAAGGGTATCAGTTCAAAGACCTTTATGGTAGCTTTATAAGTGGTTTGTAA
- a CDS encoding tRNA pseudouridine synthase A gives MPIKSFRYLIKAQFLGFRYSGWQQQPGQKTIEGMLLKTLKFIVPDRDVKILGAGRTDAKVSALDYYFELFVKESAIDNLLDFTTLFNENLPADIRIVRISLVDADFNIIQGSRSKEYVYLFSFGEKNHPFCAPFMANIITDLNIDLMKQGALLFEGTHHFSVYTARLRKNSKTIRTIDSCRIKENTLLTANFFPPLSYALHISGAGFMRYQVRMIMGALIQLGKGELTLEEIESSLQADSGIQLEFVAPGSGLLLNAIDFK, from the coding sequence ATGCCGATCAAGAGCTTTAGATACCTTATAAAAGCACAATTTTTAGGATTTCGATACAGCGGATGGCAACAACAACCGGGACAGAAAACCATAGAGGGAATGCTACTGAAAACCTTGAAATTCATCGTGCCCGATCGGGATGTCAAAATACTCGGCGCCGGTAGGACAGACGCAAAAGTTTCCGCTTTGGACTATTATTTTGAACTCTTTGTAAAGGAAAGCGCGATTGATAACCTTTTGGACTTTACGACCCTTTTTAATGAAAACCTTCCCGCCGATATCAGGATAGTAAGGATTTCGCTTGTAGATGCTGATTTCAATATCATTCAAGGTAGCAGATCGAAGGAGTATGTGTACCTATTTTCCTTCGGGGAAAAGAATCATCCATTTTGCGCCCCTTTTATGGCCAACATCATAACGGACTTAAATATCGATTTGATGAAACAGGGCGCTTTGCTGTTTGAAGGAACACACCATTTTTCGGTGTATACGGCCCGATTGCGAAAAAACTCAAAGACCATTCGAACCATAGATAGCTGTCGAATCAAGGAAAACACTTTATTAACGGCTAATTTTTTTCCTCCATTAAGCTATGCGTTACATATATCGGGAGCGGGTTTTATGCGGTATCAAGTACGTATGATCATGGGGGCGCTGATTCAATTGGGAAAAGGGGAGTTGACACTGGAAGAAATCGAATCGTCATTACAAGCGGATAGTGGCATTCAATTGGAATTCGTAGCCCCGGGCTCGGGTCTCTTGTTGAATGCCATCGATTTTAAATAA
- the corA gene encoding magnesium/cobalt transporter CorA: protein MTTTKTGKKKQPKAKATSKFSKKRGKAPGTVTYVGTREKQVAEVQIVAYNEQEQRSYKPHTLEEIINFKKSGHISWIDIAGLSDEQYIEQLGKQLNLNPLILEDTVNVNQRPKIDEYDDYIFGVFKMLYLDKNDKIVTEHMAMVLVEDAVLVFQEEPLDDVFDGVRERIRTKTGRVRFAGADYLFFALLDAIVDNYFIILESIQEQIEGLEEEVYDNPVPDVAKRIQALKKEVMRLRRLIFPVREMIVRLIETENPLIKKETKLFLRDVLDHATEINETLQIYREMSMSLMEMYMSNMSNKMNEVMKVLTIMASIFIPLTFIAGIYGMNFDHMPELHTENGYFVVWGVMISLFVGMLFYFKRKGWL, encoded by the coding sequence ATGACCACGACCAAGACCGGAAAAAAGAAGCAACCTAAGGCGAAGGCAACATCCAAATTTTCCAAGAAACGAGGCAAGGCGCCAGGAACGGTAACCTACGTCGGTACACGTGAAAAACAAGTAGCCGAAGTACAAATAGTGGCCTATAATGAGCAAGAACAGCGTTCCTATAAGCCACATACCTTAGAGGAGATTATAAATTTTAAGAAGTCCGGTCATATCAGTTGGATCGATATCGCCGGATTGAGCGATGAGCAGTATATCGAGCAGTTGGGAAAGCAGCTAAACCTGAACCCTCTAATATTGGAGGATACGGTAAACGTGAATCAGCGACCAAAAATAGACGAGTACGATGACTATATTTTTGGTGTGTTCAAGATGCTCTATTTGGATAAAAACGATAAAATCGTAACGGAGCACATGGCCATGGTCTTAGTCGAGGATGCGGTGCTCGTATTTCAAGAGGAGCCGTTGGATGATGTTTTTGATGGGGTACGGGAGCGCATACGAACAAAGACCGGTCGTGTGCGTTTTGCTGGGGCCGATTACCTTTTTTTCGCGCTTTTAGACGCTATCGTCGATAACTATTTCATCATATTGGAAAGTATACAGGAACAAATCGAAGGGCTCGAAGAAGAAGTCTATGACAATCCCGTACCGGACGTCGCCAAAAGGATTCAGGCACTAAAAAAAGAGGTAATGCGCCTTCGGAGGTTGATCTTTCCGGTTCGCGAAATGATCGTCCGTTTAATAGAAACAGAGAATCCCTTGATCAAAAAAGAGACCAAGCTTTTTCTGCGCGATGTTTTAGATCATGCCACCGAGATCAATGAGACGCTTCAAATCTATCGGGAGATGAGCATGAGTCTCATGGAAATGTATATGAGCAACATGAGCAACAAAATGAACGAGGTCATGAAGGTGTTGACCATCATGGCATCGATATTCATCCCGCTGACCTTTATCGCCGGTATATACGGTATGAATTTCGATCATATGCCCGAACTTCATACCGAAAATGGCTATTTTGTGGTCTGGGGGGTGATGATTAGCTTGTTCGTAGGCATGCTTTTTTACTTTAAACGAAAGGGTTGGTTATAG
- a CDS encoding alpha/beta hydrolase has protein sequence MPYWAYITLIVLASYIVLSVLLYFLQDYIMFKPEKLPKDFLFHYDNQEIEEYNVETRDGAVINGLHFKTKNPKGIVFYLKGNSKSIKGWGKFAVDFTRHGYDVVMVDYRGFGKSTGRRTQKAVKRDLQIVYNQIKENVSEKYIILYGRSLGSGFATKLASMNNPRMLILDAPYYSLTKMAKKYIPFMPLSLLVKFPMPTYKWLQYVQCPVHIIHGTDDKLIPYKTSVKLSKIKPKLSRLYTVIGGGHKNLNTFESYHKMLDEIINTKPKPTDLKGSSMVPKKLQEKE, from the coding sequence ATGCCATACTGGGCTTACATTACTTTGATTGTTTTGGCAAGTTATATTGTATTGAGTGTGCTGTTGTATTTCTTGCAGGACTACATTATGTTCAAGCCTGAAAAGTTGCCCAAAGATTTTCTGTTTCACTACGATAATCAGGAAATAGAGGAATACAATGTAGAAACCCGCGATGGTGCTGTTATAAACGGACTCCATTTTAAGACCAAGAATCCAAAGGGCATCGTCTTCTATTTAAAGGGAAATTCAAAGAGCATTAAAGGTTGGGGAAAATTTGCCGTAGATTTTACGCGTCATGGCTACGACGTCGTTATGGTCGATTACCGAGGTTTCGGAAAGAGTACGGGCCGCCGAACGCAGAAGGCGGTAAAACGTGACTTACAAATAGTATACAATCAGATTAAGGAAAATGTTTCCGAAAAGTACATCATACTCTATGGTCGCTCTTTGGGATCGGGATTTGCGACCAAACTGGCCTCCATGAACAATCCCCGAATGCTTATTCTGGATGCACCCTACTATAGTCTTACCAAAATGGCCAAGAAATACATTCCTTTCATGCCGTTGTCGCTATTGGTCAAATTTCCTATGCCCACTTATAAATGGTTGCAATACGTACAATGTCCGGTACATATTATCCATGGCACCGATGATAAATTGATTCCGTATAAGACTAGTGTAAAACTCTCCAAGATAAAACCGAAACTGTCTCGATTGTACACGGTAATCGGGGGTGGGCACAAAAATTTGAATACATTTGAATCGTACCATAAAATGCTCGACGAAATCATCAATACGAAACCCAAGCCCACAGACCTCAAAGGTTCGAGCATGGTCCCGAAGAAATTGCAAGAAAAAGAATGA
- a CDS encoding alpha/beta hydrolase, giving the protein MRRLKKISIVLAVLYVLLTILTYTFQERLIFFPSKMPMNHQYDFCQDFEEFNLTADDGAVLNAVHIKQDSAKGVALYFHGNSGNISHLIHVANLITRKGYDAIMVDYRTYGKSTGKMSEEALKKDAQLFYDHALTKYKEEEIILYGRSFGTGVAAGLAAENSPKKLILESPFYSAVALGEHRFPIFPVNWLATYRFPSNEYLKSVKCPIYIFHGDEDSVIPIEQARNLYEAIPGDNKRFYKIEGAGHNYLQDFAVFQKGINEAFQ; this is encoded by the coding sequence ATGAGAAGACTTAAGAAGATTAGCATTGTCTTGGCAGTGCTGTATGTGTTATTGACCATATTGACCTATACCTTTCAAGAAAGACTAATATTTTTCCCGTCTAAGATGCCGATGAATCATCAGTATGATTTTTGTCAGGATTTTGAAGAGTTCAACCTTACCGCCGATGATGGTGCCGTATTGAATGCCGTTCACATCAAACAGGATAGTGCAAAAGGGGTAGCATTATATTTTCATGGAAATTCCGGAAATATCTCCCACTTGATCCACGTGGCCAACCTCATTACCAGAAAAGGGTACGATGCAATTATGGTCGACTACCGCACCTATGGGAAAAGCACCGGTAAAATGAGCGAAGAGGCCCTTAAAAAAGATGCACAATTATTTTATGACCATGCCCTTACGAAATATAAAGAAGAGGAAATCATTCTCTATGGGCGTTCGTTCGGTACGGGTGTGGCAGCTGGTCTGGCCGCTGAGAATTCCCCAAAAAAACTGATTTTGGAATCCCCTTTCTATAGCGCCGTGGCCTTGGGCGAACATCGCTTTCCGATTTTTCCGGTAAACTGGTTGGCTACCTATCGCTTTCCGAGCAACGAATACCTCAAATCGGTCAAATGCCCGATTTACATCTTTCATGGCGACGAGGATTCCGTCATCCCCATTGAACAAGCCCGTAATTTATATGAGGCTATTCCAGGAGACAATAAGAGGTTTTATAAAATAGAAGGCGCAGGGCATAACTATTTGCAGGATTTCGCTGTGTTTCAGAAAGGCATAAACGAGGCGTTTCAATAA
- the pxpA gene encoding 5-oxoprolinase subunit PxpA, whose amino-acid sequence MGDSWHIDINCDVGEGVGNERELLPLISSCSIACGGHAGNEKSMRETIRLAMRHRVKIGAHPAYPDRQNFGRISMDISRDALSKSIHEQLTTFTSILKEENAILHHIKPHGALYNDLAKDEALCNTFLKSIAMYKSGSVLYVPFGSLIEQMATIEGFGVKREAFADRNYDNQLHLVSRKFSDAVLTEPTKVLNHLKMMVTEKKVRTAEGNLISIQADTYCIHGDTPDALKILTYISQKLPELNITTTK is encoded by the coding sequence TTGGGGGATAGCTGGCATATAGATATCAACTGCGATGTAGGTGAAGGCGTCGGTAACGAGCGCGAACTGCTTCCGCTGATTTCGTCTTGTTCCATTGCCTGCGGCGGCCACGCCGGTAACGAAAAATCGATGCGCGAAACCATACGCTTGGCGATGCGTCATAGGGTGAAGATCGGGGCCCATCCCGCTTATCCCGACCGTCAAAATTTTGGAAGGATTTCTATGGATATCTCTAGGGATGCGCTTTCGAAATCCATTCATGAACAGCTGACCACATTTACATCCATCTTAAAGGAAGAAAATGCGATCTTGCACCATATCAAACCACACGGTGCTTTGTACAATGACTTGGCCAAGGATGAGGCCCTTTGTAACACTTTTCTAAAATCGATTGCCATGTACAAATCGGGGAGTGTGCTTTATGTCCCTTTCGGTTCACTAATCGAACAAATGGCAACAATAGAGGGGTTCGGTGTAAAACGAGAGGCATTTGCCGATAGAAATTATGACAATCAACTGCATTTGGTCTCCCGAAAATTTTCTGACGCTGTTTTAACGGAGCCTACCAAAGTCCTAAACCACCTGAAAATGATGGTTACCGAAAAAAAAGTAAGGACCGCTGAAGGGAATCTTATTTCTATACAGGCCGATACGTATTGCATACATGGCGACACACCTGATGCTTTGAAAATATTAACGTATATTTCGCAAAAGTTGCCGGAATTGAACATTACCACTACCAAGTGA
- the pxpB gene encoding 5-oxoprolinase subunit PxpB, producing MNNYEIYIRPFGQHAILVEWPNKVEEAILEDILQFMAVLREKMDLQSWELVPAYNSLTLIRRDGVIDFSKFRQQIQDWYGAESTAIKSDRFLWKLPVCYDLDLGIDLTEVSEFLGTGVQEVIAAHTAHQYTVYGIGFLPGFMYLGGIPPSLEVPRKANPRLKVTKGSVGLAAKQTGIYPQDSPGGWNIIGNCSVPMFNVANDPPCFVSVGDKVQFYAIERAEYELHLIEAEVGIYKIEKIPLDA from the coding sequence GTGAACAACTACGAAATTTACATACGGCCCTTTGGCCAACATGCCATACTCGTTGAATGGCCCAACAAGGTCGAGGAAGCTATTTTGGAGGATATTCTTCAATTTATGGCGGTCTTGAGGGAAAAGATGGATTTGCAATCATGGGAACTCGTGCCGGCCTATAATTCCCTTACGTTGATTCGCCGCGATGGTGTAATCGATTTCTCCAAATTTCGCCAACAGATACAAGATTGGTATGGAGCGGAGAGTACCGCAATAAAAAGTGACCGATTTTTATGGAAGCTACCCGTCTGTTACGATTTGGATTTAGGAATCGATTTGACCGAGGTGTCCGAATTTTTGGGAACAGGGGTTCAAGAGGTCATCGCGGCCCATACGGCACATCAATATACGGTTTATGGTATCGGTTTTCTACCGGGCTTTATGTATTTGGGCGGTATCCCCCCAAGCTTAGAAGTGCCGAGAAAGGCAAACCCCCGACTTAAAGTGACGAAAGGATCGGTGGGCCTTGCTGCCAAGCAAACGGGTATTTACCCGCAAGACTCACCAGGAGGGTGGAACATCATCGGGAATTGTTCGGTGCCTATGTTCAATGTAGCCAATGACCCTCCCTGTTTTGTGAGTGTAGGGGATAAGGTACAATTCTATGCCATCGAGCGCGCCGAATATGAACTACATCTTATAGAGGCCGAAGTCGGAATCTACAAAATCGAAAAAATTCCATTGGATGCTTAA
- a CDS encoding biotin-dependent carboxyltransferase family protein, translated as MLKVLKPGFFTTIQDTGRFGLLNKGVPVSGQMDCITAEKINLLLENDPTAALMEITMTGPTLEFEADTYICYGGSEMSVTLNNEPLEAYTVTKVNEGDILSYGRLIKGFRNYLGIKNGFQTKKVLGSRSFYFPLTEKNHITERMEIDYEAISDFKPILPELKVDSHLEETVLQVTPGPEHGLLTDDQLSDLFQNEFTVAKENDRMAYQLNFSIPQHHISMLTSATMPGTVQLTPAGKLIILMKDGQTTGGYPRILQLTEEAIAILAQKKSGDKLSFAYLSS; from the coding sequence ATGCTTAAAGTACTCAAACCCGGATTCTTCACGACCATTCAGGACACCGGAAGGTTCGGTCTACTGAACAAAGGCGTACCCGTTTCGGGGCAAATGGACTGTATAACGGCAGAAAAAATAAATCTGCTTTTGGAAAACGATCCTACTGCTGCCCTAATGGAGATTACTATGACCGGGCCTACCTTGGAGTTTGAAGCGGATACCTATATCTGTTATGGCGGTTCGGAAATGTCGGTAACCTTGAATAACGAACCGTTGGAGGCATATACGGTTACCAAAGTGAACGAGGGCGATATCCTTTCCTACGGAAGGTTGATAAAAGGATTTCGGAATTACCTTGGTATCAAAAACGGGTTCCAGACCAAAAAAGTTCTGGGGAGTCGTTCTTTTTATTTCCCGTTGACCGAAAAAAACCATATCACGGAACGAATGGAAATCGATTATGAGGCGATTTCCGATTTCAAGCCGATTTTACCGGAATTAAAGGTCGATTCCCATCTCGAGGAAACCGTACTACAGGTTACGCCCGGTCCTGAACACGGGCTGCTCACCGATGATCAATTGAGTGACTTGTTCCAGAACGAGTTCACGGTCGCCAAAGAGAACGACCGTATGGCCTATCAATTGAATTTTAGTATCCCACAACACCATATTTCCATGCTTACCTCGGCCACCATGCCCGGTACGGTGCAACTTACCCCAGCCGGCAAATTGATCATCCTTATGAAAGATGGGCAGACTACGGGCGGCTATCCGAGAATACTACAACTTACCGAGGAGGCCATTGCGATTCTGGCACAAAAAAAATCCGGAGACAAATTATCCTTCGCCTATTTAAGTTCTTGA